The following are from one region of the Vitis riparia cultivar Riparia Gloire de Montpellier isolate 1030 chromosome 14, EGFV_Vit.rip_1.0, whole genome shotgun sequence genome:
- the LOC117930244 gene encoding TLC domain-containing protein At5g14285 — METLTLVHSLPNLPIFFFLFLAIYLVGYFVVFRNWSPKIRPEASSCFISLAHGTPAVVLASFALYADSQRGFAAPNTAFQGLVLDYSIAYFLMDLCHYLVFFPSDILFIGHHLATLFVFVTCRYVVFHGSYAILVLLVLAEVTSAFQNTWTLAGALKSDVATAAKVYELLSPPFYAFYSVVRGFIGPLFMYKMGVFFLSGAADHVIPRWVWVSWIFVVLSAIMVSILWISNLWAELYRERKTKLRKLEKKVS, encoded by the coding sequence ATGGAAACCCTAACTCTAGTTCATTCTCTTCCGAAtcttcccattttcttctttctgtTTCTCGCAATCTACCTTGTTGGTTACTTCGTCGTCTTCCGAAATTGGAGCCCCAAGATCCGACCTGAAGCCTCCAGCTGCTTCATCTCTCTTGCCCATGGCACTCCGGCGGTGGTTTTGGCCTCGTTTGCGCTCTACGCCGACTCGCAGCGCGGCTTTGCTGCTCCCAACACGGCGTTTCAGGGCCTGGTGCTCGATTACAGCATTGCTTACTTCTTGATGGATCTGTGCCATTACTTGGTCTTCTTCCCCAGCGACATCCTCTTCATTGGCCATCACCTCGCCACACTCTTCGTCTTCGTCACATGCCGTTACGTCGTCTTCCACGGCTCGTACGCCATACTCGTTTTGCTTGTTCTGGCAGAGGTCACCAGTGCGTTCCAGAACACGTGGACGCTCGCCGGTGCTCTGAAATCCGACGTGGCGACTGCGGCGAAAGTGTATGAGCTCTTGTCGCCTCCATTTTATGCATTCTATTCCGTCGTTAGAGGATTTATTGGGCCGCTGTTCATGTATAAAATGGGTGTGTTCTTCTTGAGTGGGGCCGCTGATCATGTGATTCCTAGGTGGGTTTGGGTTTCCTGGATTTTCGTTGTTTTATCGGCAATTATGGTTAGTATACTCTGGATTTCAAATCTTTGGGCTGAGTTGTATAGGGAAAGGAAAACCAAATTGCGGAAATTAGAGAAGAAAGTAAGTTAG